The following are from one region of the Gryllotalpicola protaetiae genome:
- a CDS encoding class I SAM-dependent methyltransferase, with protein MPRNTTAAKPVGSVTRGTTNTNRLRRVDRWIAHRPEFAKAASPLVVDLGFGASGVTSFELWARLARVRRDARLVGLEIEQGRVAFATGQLAEVRAGRTGFDPATNVSFARGGFEVPLPGGETATVIRAFNVLRQYDEAEVADAWARMRSRLAPGGLLVEGTCDELGRVCSWVDLSPAGPERFTISLRLAGLDLPSIVAERLPKALIHRNVPGERVHEWLSALDAAWRTASVLAPYGERQRWIGAIAALRDAGWPVLGGRTRWRLGEVTVPWGVVAPLPAPGRR; from the coding sequence CACGAATCGGCTGCGCCGTGTCGACCGCTGGATCGCGCACAGGCCCGAGTTCGCGAAGGCGGCGTCGCCTCTCGTCGTGGACCTCGGCTTCGGGGCGAGCGGCGTCACCAGCTTCGAGCTCTGGGCGAGGCTCGCGAGGGTGCGGCGGGATGCCCGCCTCGTCGGTCTCGAGATCGAGCAGGGCCGCGTCGCGTTCGCCACAGGCCAGCTCGCCGAGGTGCGCGCAGGCCGCACCGGCTTCGACCCTGCGACGAACGTGTCGTTCGCGCGCGGCGGCTTCGAGGTGCCGCTGCCCGGTGGCGAGACCGCGACCGTCATCCGCGCCTTCAATGTGCTGCGGCAGTACGACGAGGCAGAGGTGGCGGACGCCTGGGCGCGCATGCGCAGCCGGCTCGCGCCGGGTGGCCTTCTCGTCGAGGGCACCTGCGACGAGCTCGGGCGGGTGTGCTCATGGGTCGACCTGTCGCCGGCCGGCCCGGAGCGGTTCACGATCTCGCTGCGCCTTGCGGGTCTCGACCTGCCGTCGATCGTCGCAGAACGGCTGCCGAAGGCGCTGATCCACCGCAATGTCCCTGGCGAACGTGTGCACGAGTGGCTGTCTGCTCTCGACGCGGCCTGGCGCACGGCATCCGTTCTCGCCCCCTATGGCGAGCGTCAGCGCTGGATCGGCGCGATCGCCGCGCTGCGCGACGCGGGCTGGCCGGTTCTCGGCGGTCGCACCCGCTGGCGCCTCGGGGAGGTCACCGTGCCGTGGGGAGTCGTTGCGCCGCTCCCCGCCCCGGGTCGTCGATAA
- a CDS encoding FUSC family protein, producing the protein MRSGAATWASDGWRRLVESIPAIIQIVVAAMAAYAFADFVLGHRTPLLTITVAAASLGFKRDARPLRVVRTAIGMTIGIVLSEIAVNLLGVGFWQVAVITLVSLAVARFFSAEPGFAATVLVQAAIVVLLPSPAGGPFVRTLDGVIGGVAALLATVLVPRDPRREAARAATTSIESFEEVLGMLVVALRGGDIASSAQALDLARTSQAPTDAWADSLGSALSVARISPFLRRYLPELQAQQALQRSMDLAWRNLRVVARRADYLLRDGRSRPAIADAAAQLQTGTALLRESFVDISTLPAARAAFVAIVRRLDPDEVMPHGTARDQGLVLALHPLLVDLLCATGMPLDEAQALLPAL; encoded by the coding sequence GTGAGATCGGGAGCCGCGACCTGGGCGTCGGACGGGTGGCGCCGGCTCGTCGAGTCGATCCCCGCGATCATTCAGATCGTCGTCGCGGCTATGGCGGCGTACGCGTTCGCCGATTTCGTGCTCGGGCACCGTACCCCGCTGCTGACCATCACGGTCGCCGCTGCTTCCCTCGGCTTCAAGCGGGACGCCCGACCGCTGCGGGTGGTGCGCACCGCGATCGGCATGACGATCGGCATCGTGCTCTCCGAGATCGCGGTGAACCTGCTCGGTGTGGGGTTCTGGCAGGTCGCGGTGATCACGCTGGTCTCGCTCGCGGTCGCCCGCTTCTTCTCGGCCGAGCCCGGGTTCGCGGCGACCGTGCTCGTGCAGGCGGCGATCGTCGTGCTCCTGCCATCGCCGGCAGGCGGTCCGTTCGTGCGCACCCTGGACGGCGTGATCGGCGGTGTGGCCGCGCTGCTCGCGACGGTCTTGGTGCCGCGCGACCCGCGGCGCGAGGCCGCCCGCGCCGCGACGACCTCGATCGAGTCGTTCGAAGAGGTGCTCGGCATGCTCGTCGTCGCGCTGCGTGGAGGCGACATCGCGAGTTCGGCGCAGGCGCTCGACCTGGCGCGCACCTCGCAGGCGCCGACGGACGCATGGGCGGACAGCCTCGGCTCGGCACTCTCAGTCGCGCGCATCTCACCGTTCCTCAGGCGCTATCTGCCCGAGCTGCAGGCGCAGCAGGCGCTGCAGCGCTCGATGGATCTCGCCTGGCGCAACCTGCGCGTTGTGGCCCGCCGCGCGGACTACCTGCTGCGCGACGGGCGCTCGCGCCCCGCGATCGCCGACGCCGCCGCTCAGCTGCAGACCGGGACGGCGCTGCTGCGTGAGAGCTTCGTCGACATCTCGACCCTGCCTGCCGCCCGCGCGGCGTTCGTCGCGATCGTGCGCAGACTCGACCCCGACGAGGTGATGCCGCACGGCACCGCCCGCGACCAGGGCCTCGTGCTCGCCCTGCATCCGCTGCTCGTCGACCTGCTCTGCGCGACCGGCATGCCCCTCGACGAAGCACAAGCGCTCCTGCCTGCGCTCTAG
- a CDS encoding YgfZ/GcvT domain-containing protein, with translation MPELAPSVFATLPGAIVVPDGPDAGAVWHFGNPIGEQRALEDGRALVELARGVITVAGPDRLSWLNSITSQNLLGLREGDSSETLVLDPSGRIEHAVRVVEDGARLWLIVDRAEATGLLDFLQKMRFMLRVEIADVTDAYAVVGSTAPLFALQALRTAPVVEEAASAAVSKPSSAGFETPVPGSSAGGGFRTVVWHDPWSHVALGGHQYAGDDHDYSAWSWFETIVTREFAAGLAQRAASELVAVAGAAAAEALRIAARRPRFATEVDERSIPHELDWLRSAVHLNKGCYRGQETIAKVHNLGHPPRRLVLLHLDGSDAVLPGSGAEVMQGDAVVGQVTSSALHHELGPIALAVVKRSVDPAAALVVRADGGDIAAAQEVIVPPSAGAEADVPRLPRLGAVTRRPRDAAE, from the coding sequence ATGCCTGAGCTCGCACCCTCCGTGTTCGCCACGCTTCCCGGGGCGATCGTCGTTCCCGATGGCCCCGACGCGGGCGCCGTGTGGCACTTCGGCAATCCGATCGGCGAGCAGCGCGCCCTCGAAGACGGCCGGGCGCTCGTGGAGCTGGCGCGCGGCGTCATCACCGTCGCCGGCCCCGACCGCCTCAGCTGGCTGAACTCGATCACCAGCCAGAACCTGCTCGGCCTGCGCGAGGGCGACTCGAGCGAGACGCTCGTGCTCGATCCGTCCGGCCGGATCGAGCACGCCGTGCGCGTCGTCGAGGACGGCGCGCGGCTCTGGCTCATCGTCGACCGTGCGGAGGCGACCGGGCTGCTGGATTTCCTGCAGAAGATGCGGTTCATGCTGCGGGTCGAGATCGCAGACGTGACGGATGCCTATGCCGTCGTCGGCTCGACGGCACCGCTCTTCGCGCTCCAGGCGCTGCGCACTGCACCGGTGGTTGAGGAGGCCGCGTCAGCGGCCGTCTCGAAACCATCGTCTGCGGGCTTCGAGACGCCTGTGCCCGGCTCCTCAGCCGGCGGCGGTTTCCGCACTGTCGTCTGGCACGACCCCTGGTCCCATGTTGCGCTCGGCGGCCATCAGTACGCGGGCGACGACCACGACTACTCCGCCTGGAGCTGGTTCGAGACGATCGTGACGCGCGAGTTCGCCGCGGGGCTCGCCCAGCGTGCGGCATCCGAGCTGGTCGCCGTCGCCGGTGCGGCCGCGGCCGAGGCGCTGCGCATCGCCGCCCGCCGGCCGCGGTTCGCGACCGAGGTCGATGAGCGGTCGATCCCGCACGAGCTCGACTGGCTGCGCTCCGCGGTGCACCTGAACAAGGGCTGCTACCGCGGGCAGGAGACGATCGCAAAGGTGCACAACCTCGGTCACCCCCCGAGGCGCCTCGTGCTGCTGCACCTCGACGGCTCCGACGCCGTGCTGCCCGGCAGCGGCGCAGAGGTGATGCAGGGTGACGCGGTCGTCGGGCAGGTCACCTCGAGCGCGCTGCATCACGAGCTGGGGCCGATCGCGCTCGCCGTGGTGAAACGCAGCGTCGACCCGGCCGCCGCGCTGGTCGTGCGCGCCGACGGCGGCGACATCGCCGCCGCGCAGGAGGTCATCGTGCCGCCGTCCGCGGGGGCGGAAGCCGACGTGCCCCGCTTGCCGCGGCTCGGGGCGGTCACCCGCCGCCCGCGCGACGCCGCGGAGTGA
- a CDS encoding FABP family protein: protein MIELPVGLPAELVPLSWLIGVWEGTGVLDYKIGEDADAEHVQREFGQRISFSHDGLPYLNYSSYTWVLDDEHTPLVAESGYWRLSRPLTEGDPGPGMLPGIGGRPFTDAESVETLRNADGGFDIEVALVHPGGVSEVYLGQVKGPRIDLATDAVMRTAGAKEYAAATRLYGLVEAHLLWAWDIAALGQQLRTHASARLAKVD, encoded by the coding sequence ATGATCGAGCTTCCCGTCGGCCTGCCGGCCGAGCTCGTCCCGCTCTCCTGGCTCATCGGCGTGTGGGAGGGCACAGGAGTGCTCGACTACAAGATCGGCGAGGACGCCGACGCCGAGCACGTGCAGCGCGAGTTCGGCCAGCGCATCAGCTTCAGCCACGATGGCCTGCCGTACCTCAACTACAGCTCCTACACGTGGGTGCTCGATGACGAGCACACGCCGCTGGTAGCCGAATCCGGCTACTGGCGCCTCTCCCGCCCGCTCACCGAGGGTGACCCCGGCCCCGGCATGCTGCCCGGCATCGGCGGTCGGCCGTTCACCGACGCCGAGTCGGTCGAGACCCTGCGCAACGCGGACGGCGGCTTCGACATCGAGGTGGCGCTGGTGCACCCGGGCGGCGTCTCCGAGGTCTACCTCGGCCAGGTGAAGGGCCCGCGCATCGACCTCGCGACCGATGCCGTGATGCGCACGGCCGGCGCGAAGGAGTACGCGGCGGCCACCCGCCTCTACGGGCTCGTCGAGGCGCACCTGCTCTGGGCATGGGACATCGCGGCGCTCGGCCAGCAGCTGCGCACGCACGCGTCGGCACGACTCGCGAAGGTGGACTGA
- a CDS encoding response regulator transcription factor, whose product MAQLLILTSAQDQDVLPALGLLNHRARVLPAEAASLVNAPSCDLIFIDARRDLVGAKALCKILSTTGSPSPVLLIVTEGGLPAVNADWGVADVVLADAGPAEVDARIRLALDRHSVDSASSKIQTSGVTIDEASYSAKVHGRPLDLTFKEFELLRFLATHPSRVFTREQLLSEVWGYDYFGGTRTVDVHVRRLRAKLGESESLIGTVRNVGYRFNVFEDGQ is encoded by the coding sequence ATGGCGCAGCTGCTGATCCTGACATCCGCCCAGGATCAGGATGTGCTGCCGGCCCTGGGCCTGCTGAATCACCGCGCTCGTGTGCTTCCCGCCGAGGCGGCGTCTCTCGTGAACGCGCCGAGCTGCGACCTCATCTTCATCGACGCCCGGCGCGACCTGGTCGGCGCGAAGGCTCTCTGCAAGATCCTCTCGACGACCGGTTCACCGTCGCCCGTCCTGCTCATCGTCACCGAGGGCGGCCTGCCGGCGGTGAACGCCGACTGGGGCGTCGCCGACGTCGTCCTCGCCGATGCGGGCCCTGCGGAGGTCGACGCCCGCATCCGGCTCGCTCTGGACCGGCACTCGGTCGACTCCGCCTCGAGCAAGATCCAGACCTCCGGCGTCACGATCGACGAGGCCTCATACTCGGCCAAGGTGCACGGCCGCCCGCTCGACCTGACCTTCAAGGAGTTCGAGCTGCTGCGCTTCCTCGCCACCCACCCGAGCCGCGTGTTCACGCGCGAGCAGTTGCTGTCAGAGGTGTGGGGCTACGACTACTTCGGCGGCACCCGCACGGTCGACGTGCATGTGCGGCGCCTGCGGGCGAAGCTCGGTGAGAGCGAGTCGCTCATCGGCACCGTCCGCAACGTCGGCTACCGCTTCAACGTCTTCGAAGACGGGCAGTGA
- the mshD gene encoding mycothiol synthase yields MTRAAIELVETDASAGAALLEPFDEQTSFDVAAGRRRLFALRTTPDEVAAGSAVLGGGSLDLFVHQELRARGLGGAAAAELLKRAGDGPLTAWSHGDHPAARALAVRLGFARARTLLQLRSPVDGFDRATPARTNITTFRPGDDDAAWVALNARVFAWHAEQGGLTQADLKQREAEPWFRADDFLLARDDDGTMIGYCWLKIEPDEPSRRSAAAGTAPTAGSRGEDARTMATGEIYVIGVAPEASGRGLGRTLMTAGLTRLRERGCAEAELYVEADNHNAVHLYRSLGFRDHRVHVQYARA; encoded by the coding sequence GTGACCCGAGCGGCGATCGAACTGGTCGAGACGGATGCCTCGGCCGGCGCCGCACTTCTCGAGCCGTTCGACGAGCAGACGTCGTTCGACGTCGCGGCGGGGCGGCGGCGGCTCTTCGCACTGCGCACAACTCCTGACGAGGTGGCCGCAGGTAGCGCGGTTCTGGGCGGAGGGTCGCTCGACCTCTTCGTCCATCAGGAGTTGCGCGCACGGGGGCTCGGCGGCGCGGCGGCCGCGGAACTGCTGAAGCGCGCCGGCGACGGGCCGCTGACGGCGTGGTCGCACGGGGATCACCCCGCAGCGCGGGCGCTGGCTGTGCGGCTCGGGTTCGCGCGGGCGCGGACTCTGCTGCAGCTTCGGTCGCCGGTCGATGGCTTCGATCGGGCGACGCCCGCGAGGACGAACATCACCACTTTCCGCCCCGGCGACGACGACGCTGCATGGGTCGCCCTCAACGCCCGGGTCTTCGCGTGGCATGCCGAGCAGGGTGGCCTCACGCAGGCCGACCTCAAGCAACGTGAGGCCGAGCCCTGGTTCCGCGCCGACGACTTCCTGCTCGCCCGCGACGACGACGGCACGATGATCGGCTACTGCTGGCTGAAGATCGAGCCCGATGAGCCGAGCCGGCGGAGCGCGGCGGCGGGTACGGCGCCTACAGCGGGCTCGCGCGGCGAGGACGCGCGAACAATGGCCACCGGCGAGATCTACGTGATCGGCGTCGCGCCCGAAGCGTCTGGCCGAGGTCTCGGCCGGACGCTCATGACCGCCGGGCTCACCCGCCTGCGCGAGCGCGGCTGCGCCGAGGCCGAGCTGTATGTCGAGGCGGACAACCACAACGCCGTGCACCTCTACCGCTCGCTCGGCTTCCGCGACCATCGCGTGCACGTGCAGTACGCGCGCGCGTAA
- a CDS encoding ABC transporter substrate-binding protein, which produces MPARTRIAALALTAAAALALTACSAGSNSSSGADGYVTKGKLTIATSQPAYAPWVDDNKPASGKGFEAAVAYAVADKLGFSKSDVTWVRDDFDKSIAPGPKDFDLNLQQFSITAERKKAVDFSTPYYTTSQVVITTAKSKAAGATSLADLKGDLIGAMTGTTSYTDAVADIAPSQQVQVFNSNDDAVAALKAGQVDAIVVDLPTGFYITGAELDNGKIVGQLPAVKGDTGDQFGIVLPKGSKLTTKVSDAVDALQKDGTLAQLEQKWLNSQGNAPLLT; this is translated from the coding sequence ATGCCCGCACGTACCCGAATCGCCGCACTCGCCCTCACCGCCGCCGCGGCGCTCGCCCTCACCGCCTGCTCGGCCGGCTCGAACTCGTCGAGCGGCGCCGACGGCTACGTCACGAAGGGCAAGCTGACCATCGCGACCTCGCAGCCGGCGTATGCGCCGTGGGTCGACGACAACAAGCCGGCGTCCGGCAAGGGCTTCGAGGCCGCAGTCGCCTACGCGGTCGCCGACAAGCTGGGCTTCTCGAAGTCCGACGTGACCTGGGTGCGCGACGACTTCGACAAGTCGATCGCGCCCGGCCCGAAGGACTTCGACCTCAACCTGCAGCAGTTCTCGATCACCGCCGAGCGCAAGAAGGCCGTCGACTTCTCGACGCCGTATTACACCACCAGCCAGGTCGTCATCACGACGGCCAAGAGCAAGGCGGCCGGCGCGACGAGTCTCGCCGACCTCAAAGGCGACCTGATCGGCGCCATGACCGGAACGACGAGCTACACCGACGCGGTCGCCGACATCGCCCCGAGCCAGCAGGTGCAGGTGTTCAACAGCAATGACGACGCCGTCGCCGCGCTCAAGGCCGGCCAGGTCGACGCCATCGTGGTCGACCTGCCCACCGGCTTCTACATCACGGGCGCCGAGCTCGACAACGGCAAGATCGTCGGCCAGCTGCCCGCCGTGAAGGGCGACACGGGCGACCAGTTCGGCATCGTGCTGCCGAAGGGCAGCAAGCTGACCACGAAGGTGAGCGACGCGGTCGACGCCCTTCAGAAGGACGGCACCCTCGCCCAGCTCGAGCAGAAGTGGCTGAACAGCCAGGGCAACGCCCCGCTGCTCACGTGA
- a CDS encoding amino acid ABC transporter permease produces MSAPSALELERRAFRARQSRRSIWISVGSTLVFAALVWVGIVSTPGWHAVQQSFFDPAQAWKSLPTIVEGLWLNLRVLFASAVCVLVLSILLAALRSLRGAVFFPIRAAVAIYTDLFRGLPLLIVLYLVGFGIPALGFFPRMPAGFWGTVALVITYTAYVSEVFRAGIDAVHPSQRLAARSLGLGYWQTLRLVVLPQALRKVTPALMNDFVSLQKDVGLISVLGAVDAVRAAQIQVALSYNFTPYLVAGLCFVVLAVPMIRLTDWYSARIARREQMGSVV; encoded by the coding sequence GTGAGCGCACCGTCTGCACTGGAGCTCGAGCGCCGCGCGTTCCGAGCCAGGCAGTCGCGCCGCTCGATCTGGATCAGTGTCGGCTCGACGCTGGTGTTCGCGGCTCTCGTGTGGGTCGGCATCGTCTCGACGCCGGGCTGGCATGCGGTGCAGCAGTCGTTCTTCGACCCTGCGCAGGCGTGGAAGTCCCTTCCGACGATCGTCGAGGGACTCTGGCTGAACCTCAGGGTCCTGTTCGCGAGCGCGGTGTGCGTGCTCGTGCTCAGCATCCTGCTCGCTGCGCTGCGCTCGCTGCGCGGCGCCGTGTTCTTCCCGATCCGTGCCGCGGTCGCGATCTACACCGACCTGTTCCGCGGGCTGCCGCTGCTGATCGTGCTCTACCTCGTCGGCTTCGGCATCCCCGCGCTGGGCTTCTTCCCGCGCATGCCCGCCGGGTTCTGGGGCACGGTCGCGCTCGTGATCACCTACACCGCGTATGTCAGCGAGGTGTTCCGCGCCGGCATCGACGCGGTGCACCCGTCGCAGCGGCTCGCCGCCCGCTCGCTCGGCCTCGGCTACTGGCAGACCCTGCGCCTCGTGGTGCTGCCTCAGGCGCTGCGGAAGGTGACGCCCGCGCTGATGAACGACTTCGTGTCGCTGCAGAAGGACGTCGGGCTGATCTCGGTGCTCGGCGCAGTCGACGCGGTGCGCGCGGCCCAGATCCAGGTGGCGCTGTCGTACAACTTCACGCCATACCTCGTCGCGGGGCTGTGCTTCGTGGTGCTTGCGGTGCCGATGATCCGGCTCACCGACTGGTACTCGGCACGCATCGCACGCCGTGAACAGATGGGCAGCGTCGTATGA
- a CDS encoding amino acid ABC transporter ATP-binding protein — translation MSALLGLTGIRKSFGDHEVLAGIDLELAAHEVVALVGASGSGKSTLLRCVNLLERIDDGRIVLAGEDISDPRVVADRVRARIGVVFQHYNLFPHLRVIDNVTLAARHVHGMSKADAVAKGLALLDRIGLGAKAGEYPDRLSGGQQQRVAIVRALVTDPALLLLDEITSALDPELVGEVLDLVRSLKEQGATILMATHEMAFARDVADRVVFLDAGAIVEQAAPEAFFDHPEQERTRAFLSRVRG, via the coding sequence ATGAGCGCGCTGCTCGGGCTCACCGGCATCCGCAAGTCCTTCGGCGACCACGAGGTGCTCGCCGGCATCGACCTCGAGCTCGCCGCGCACGAGGTCGTCGCCCTCGTCGGCGCCAGCGGCTCGGGGAAGTCGACCCTGCTGCGCTGCGTCAACCTGCTCGAGCGCATCGACGACGGCCGCATCGTTCTCGCCGGCGAGGACATCAGCGATCCGCGGGTCGTCGCCGACCGCGTGCGCGCCCGCATCGGCGTCGTGTTCCAGCACTACAACCTGTTCCCTCACCTGCGCGTCATCGACAACGTCACGCTGGCGGCGCGGCACGTGCACGGCATGTCGAAGGCGGATGCCGTGGCGAAGGGCCTCGCGTTGCTCGACCGCATCGGGCTGGGCGCCAAAGCCGGCGAATACCCCGACCGGCTCTCCGGTGGCCAGCAGCAGCGCGTCGCCATCGTGCGCGCGCTCGTGACCGACCCGGCGCTGCTGCTGCTCGACGAGATCACGAGCGCGCTCGACCCTGAGCTCGTCGGCGAGGTGCTCGACCTCGTGCGCTCCCTCAAGGAGCAGGGCGCCACGATTCTGATGGCGACGCATGAGATGGCGTTCGCCCGCGACGTCGCCGATCGGGTGGTGTTCCTCGACGCGGGCGCGATCGTCGAGCAGGCCGCCCCCGAGGCGTTCTTCGACCATCCGGAGCAGGAGCGCACACGCGCGTTCCTCTCCCGCGTGCGCGGGTGA